One genomic window of bacterium HR11 includes the following:
- the czcC gene encoding Cobalt-zinc-cadmium resistance protein CzcC, producing the protein MRWVWALGLLLCGLLAGPRPARPADSSPPRALTLAEAVALASQRNGDLQVRRSEVEAARGRARQMTAPPNPEVATELFTVQERILGLQQPIRWPAQTRALRRLGELNTEEAVVDYRLKLQELVRDVRLQFIEALALRDRVAVLAESLQMAQEVHTTAEARLRQGFGSLEEVTRAAIEAGRIRAQWEVARSALAVRLTELRRLIGLDSDVDVAGDLAAVAFELGSFSGDPAAIDTHPWVAQGRVQEALWEAQAALERSYRRPVIALGPAVGFFEGGRVSPGIAVSVTLSILDRRQGSLQEAAARAEAARTATAYRRRELALRLESLTKRYESLRQSLAAFQRDVLGPAENLLRRSQDAYLQGRLPFVTYVDAFRTLVEVRLEHLGILEELARTAVEVRFITEGPDATSP; encoded by the coding sequence ATGCGGTGGGTCTGGGCGCTGGGTCTGCTTCTCTGCGGGCTTCTCGCCGGCCCGAGGCCTGCGCGCCCCGCAGACTCGTCGCCGCCTCGGGCCCTGACCCTGGCGGAGGCCGTCGCCCTGGCGTCCCAACGGAATGGCGACCTTCAAGTCCGCCGGTCCGAGGTCGAAGCGGCCCGGGGTCGGGCCCGGCAGATGACGGCGCCCCCGAATCCCGAGGTGGCGACCGAGCTGTTTACCGTCCAGGAGCGGATCCTGGGCCTTCAGCAACCCATCCGCTGGCCGGCCCAGACGCGAGCCCTCCGCCGCTTGGGTGAGCTGAATACCGAAGAGGCCGTCGTCGATTACCGGTTGAAGCTACAGGAACTCGTGCGGGACGTGCGCCTGCAGTTCATCGAGGCTCTGGCCCTGCGGGACCGGGTCGCTGTCCTGGCCGAGAGTCTCCAGATGGCCCAAGAGGTCCATACGACGGCCGAAGCGCGGCTACGGCAGGGGTTCGGGAGCCTCGAGGAAGTCACCCGGGCGGCCATTGAGGCCGGTCGGATTCGCGCCCAGTGGGAGGTCGCACGGAGCGCTCTGGCCGTCCGCCTTACGGAGCTTCGGCGCCTGATCGGTCTCGACAGCGACGTGGACGTGGCCGGCGACCTGGCGGCAGTGGCTTTTGAATTGGGAAGTTTTTCCGGGGACCCGGCGGCCATCGATACGCATCCGTGGGTCGCGCAGGGCCGGGTCCAGGAGGCGCTCTGGGAGGCCCAGGCCGCCCTGGAACGGAGCTACCGGCGTCCGGTCATCGCCCTGGGGCCGGCCGTGGGCTTCTTCGAGGGCGGTCGGGTCTCGCCGGGCATCGCCGTTTCCGTCACGCTTTCGATCCTGGACCGGCGGCAGGGAAGCCTCCAGGAAGCGGCGGCCCGGGCCGAGGCCGCTCGAACGGCGACGGCCTACCGGCGTCGGGAGCTGGCCCTGAGGCTTGAAAGCCTGACGAAGCGGTACGAGAGCCTTCGGCAAAGTCTGGCGGCCTTCCAGCGGGACGTGCTCGGGCCGGCCGAGAACCTCCTGCGTCGTAGCCAGGACGCCTATCTTCAGGGGCGGCTTCCCTTTGTGACATACGTCGATGCCTTTCGGACCCTCGTCGAGGTCCGCCTCGAGCACTTAGGTATCTTGGAAGAGCTGGCCCGGACGGCCGTCGAGGTCCGGTTTATCACGGAGGGCCCGGATGCGACGTCGCCCTGA
- the cnrB gene encoding Nickel and cobalt resistance protein CnrB — protein sequence MRRRPDDRRRRFPAALRILLVGLLLLLSGVLACRKSPEASRAEASAAPAVANPIPSGVPYEITVVQKERFPLWVSTTGVTTLDPTRQVVLTAPQRSLLRSIAALGERVPKDAVVAVLEPLASPGLRVEVRTPIAGLVLRPSARVGEIVEEGGRLLEIADDSVLWVWVRIYASDLDRVRPGTPAVVSVPGNARTFSGVLDLILPEVGPDRVAQGRVVLRDRPGLPAGLVVDVRLPVGQREGLVVPREAVVFEGTRPLVARVRLKSDGTVAAVEPVEVSLGVETDRLWEVTGGLQAGDRVISKNAFLILKARPGAAEEGDD from the coding sequence ATGCGACGTCGCCCTGACGACCGACGTCGGCGGTTCCCGGCCGCCTTGCGGATTCTCCTGGTAGGCCTCTTACTCCTCTTATCGGGGGTGCTGGCCTGTCGGAAGTCACCGGAGGCGTCCCGGGCCGAAGCGTCGGCGGCCCCGGCGGTCGCCAACCCCATCCCGTCCGGCGTCCCTTACGAAATCACCGTCGTGCAGAAGGAGCGTTTCCCCCTGTGGGTCTCTACGACGGGTGTGACGACCCTGGACCCGACCCGGCAGGTCGTACTGACGGCACCCCAGCGGAGTCTCCTCCGGTCCATCGCCGCCCTGGGCGAGCGGGTCCCGAAGGACGCCGTCGTGGCCGTCCTCGAGCCCCTGGCCTCGCCGGGTTTACGGGTCGAGGTGCGGACTCCGATCGCCGGCCTCGTGCTCCGGCCGTCGGCCCGGGTCGGGGAGATCGTCGAGGAGGGCGGCCGACTGTTGGAGATCGCCGACGATTCCGTCCTATGGGTGTGGGTCCGCATCTATGCTTCGGATCTGGACCGGGTGCGCCCCGGGACGCCGGCCGTCGTCTCGGTCCCCGGGAATGCCCGGACGTTTTCGGGCGTCCTGGACCTCATCCTGCCGGAGGTCGGGCCGGACCGGGTCGCCCAGGGACGGGTCGTCCTGCGGGATCGTCCGGGCCTCCCGGCGGGTCTCGTCGTGGACGTGCGCCTGCCGGTCGGTCAGCGGGAGGGGCTGGTCGTGCCCAGGGAAGCCGTCGTCTTCGAGGGGACCCGGCCGCTGGTGGCCCGCGTTCGCCTCAAATCCGACGGGACCGTCGCGGCCGTCGAGCCGGTCGAGGTCTCCCTGGGCGTCGAGACGGACCGTCTGTGGGAGGTCACGGGAGGTCTCCAGGCAGGCGATCGGGTGATCTCGAAGAACGCCTTCCTGATCCTGAAGGCCCGTCCCGGGGCGGCGGAGGAGGGCGACGATTAG
- the czcA gene encoding Cobalt-zinc-cadmium resistance protein CzcA produces the protein MIRRIVEFSVNRRGLVLLMTLALLVWAVHAVETTPTDVLPDLQSPIFQVFIEAPGLAPGEVDLLLSLPVESALRGLPQVVRTRSVSTQDLGTVLVQFEWGVDFYRAYQWIVSEVARLRPTLPPQVTTISVSNALTRVAEVYEISLWSDRLSLKELRDWADYGLGLALRQVPGVFKVIAQGGYARQWEVLVSPTRLQQYQVTLTDVVRAVERNNENFFGSVWIRESQEIPIVGWGRLGNAADLENVVVRTVQGTPVRVKDVATVRDGQVLRRGAFLIGDREGVHVLVTKQFGISTAPFLRALEQAVEDLRRTAPPGLHIQAHYNQLELIQTAVRSLAEALAIGLLAVFLVLWGLMGNVRMTLVMALVMPVSILVAFIFLEAFGYSLNVMTLGALAVALGIMIDAAIIDAENIFRHWQASPQDRFRAVVEGALEVRRPVVYSTLVIMLIFVPFLLLPELAGRLFAPFAATVILSVAIGFVLSVTLTPALAFLLLPRGDHRTGGRDPWVVRVLRTGYEAVLRRVLGFPGNGVAGLLLVALLGLTVWMVPRLKTRLFPALDEGAFWIAMDAPPDISLDKNVEVARTVQRVLREVPDVEAVYTKIGRTEGAEHAERVNRIEVFVRLVPPGRRTLGLEEIRRAIRTKLAPLGIPFEVTTPLIGERIQEAIAGVTADLMVRIHGDDDRVLDRAARALEQAMRDIPGLVDVRRAQTSPVTQLVVRPDRLRLGQWGLSIEDLGRTVETALGGRVATSVVRDVRQYGVRVRLETGHPQSPRDIEGLLIGAEDGTVVPLKEVARVSLEEVPAQILRENLRKMTFVTANVTGIGFDEAVRRIRAVVPRLRLPPGYTVDFGGQYESKERLVTQVAWAALGVSLGILIVLLYAFNSWRVALTALFTIPLALSGGVAALLLTGETLNVSSLIGFMAHFGLSVQKALILIEFVLDRLRAGADVKTACREAGLDRLRPVLMTALAAAVAVLPIALGYGTGSELQRPLAIVLIGGLVTSTPLTLVGLPVLLAWLLRGRRAGRESGGPG, from the coding sequence ATGATTCGGCGCATCGTCGAGTTCTCCGTGAACCGGCGGGGCCTCGTCCTGCTCATGACCCTGGCCCTGCTCGTCTGGGCCGTCCATGCGGTCGAGACGACGCCGACGGACGTCCTGCCGGACTTGCAGTCCCCGATATTTCAAGTCTTCATCGAGGCCCCGGGCCTGGCGCCCGGCGAAGTCGACCTCTTGCTGAGTCTGCCCGTCGAGTCGGCCCTGCGGGGTCTCCCCCAGGTCGTGCGAACCCGCTCGGTCTCCACGCAGGACCTGGGAACGGTCCTGGTTCAGTTTGAATGGGGCGTGGACTTCTATCGGGCCTACCAGTGGATCGTCAGCGAGGTCGCCCGGCTCCGGCCGACACTCCCGCCCCAGGTCACGACCATCTCGGTCTCGAACGCCCTGACCCGGGTCGCCGAGGTCTACGAGATCAGCCTGTGGAGCGACCGGCTGTCGCTGAAGGAGCTTCGGGACTGGGCCGACTACGGGCTGGGCCTGGCTCTCCGGCAGGTGCCCGGCGTCTTTAAGGTCATCGCCCAGGGCGGGTATGCCCGGCAGTGGGAAGTCCTCGTCTCGCCGACGCGCCTCCAGCAGTACCAGGTGACGCTGACGGACGTGGTCCGGGCCGTCGAGCGGAACAATGAGAACTTCTTCGGGAGCGTGTGGATTCGGGAGTCCCAGGAGATCCCCATCGTCGGCTGGGGCCGTCTGGGAAATGCGGCGGACCTCGAAAACGTCGTGGTCCGGACCGTTCAGGGCACGCCGGTCCGGGTCAAGGACGTCGCCACCGTGCGGGACGGACAGGTCTTGCGCCGGGGTGCCTTCCTCATCGGAGACCGGGAGGGGGTCCACGTCCTGGTGACCAAGCAGTTCGGCATCTCGACGGCGCCCTTCCTGCGGGCCCTGGAGCAAGCCGTCGAGGACCTCCGGCGGACGGCCCCGCCGGGCCTCCATATCCAGGCCCACTATAATCAACTCGAGCTGATCCAGACGGCCGTCCGGAGCCTGGCGGAGGCCCTGGCCATCGGGCTCCTGGCCGTCTTTCTGGTCCTGTGGGGCCTGATGGGGAATGTCCGGATGACCCTCGTCATGGCCCTCGTCATGCCCGTCTCTATCCTGGTGGCCTTTATCTTTCTGGAGGCCTTCGGGTACAGCCTCAACGTGATGACCCTGGGGGCCCTGGCCGTCGCCCTGGGCATCATGATCGATGCGGCCATCATCGACGCCGAGAACATCTTCCGCCACTGGCAGGCGTCGCCCCAGGACCGCTTTCGGGCCGTCGTCGAGGGCGCCCTGGAGGTCCGCCGACCGGTCGTCTACTCGACGCTGGTCATCATGCTGATCTTCGTCCCCTTTCTGCTCCTCCCGGAGCTGGCCGGGCGGCTCTTTGCGCCCTTTGCGGCGACCGTCATCCTGTCGGTCGCCATCGGCTTCGTCCTGTCGGTGACGCTGACGCCGGCCCTGGCGTTCCTCCTGCTTCCGCGGGGCGACCATCGGACCGGGGGGCGGGACCCCTGGGTCGTCCGGGTCCTCCGGACGGGCTACGAGGCCGTCCTCCGGCGGGTCCTGGGATTTCCCGGCAACGGGGTCGCCGGCCTCCTGTTGGTAGCGCTTTTGGGCCTCACGGTCTGGATGGTCCCCCGCCTGAAGACCCGGCTGTTCCCGGCCCTCGACGAGGGGGCCTTCTGGATCGCCATGGACGCTCCGCCGGACATCAGCCTGGACAAGAACGTCGAGGTCGCCCGGACGGTCCAGCGGGTCCTCCGAGAAGTCCCGGACGTCGAGGCCGTCTACACGAAGATCGGTCGGACCGAAGGGGCCGAGCACGCCGAGCGGGTCAACCGGATTGAGGTCTTCGTCCGACTCGTCCCGCCGGGTCGGCGCACGCTCGGTCTGGAAGAAATTCGACGGGCGATTCGGACAAAGCTGGCGCCCCTCGGGATCCCCTTCGAGGTCACGACGCCCCTCATCGGCGAACGCATCCAGGAGGCCATCGCCGGCGTCACGGCGGACCTGATGGTCCGGATTCACGGCGACGACGACCGCGTCCTGGACCGAGCGGCCCGGGCGCTGGAGCAGGCCATGCGGGACATCCCGGGCCTGGTCGACGTCCGGCGGGCCCAGACCTCGCCGGTGACCCAGCTCGTCGTCCGGCCCGACCGGCTTCGGCTCGGTCAGTGGGGACTGTCTATCGAAGACCTCGGCCGGACCGTCGAGACGGCCCTCGGGGGACGGGTCGCGACGTCCGTCGTCCGCGACGTACGGCAGTACGGCGTGCGGGTCCGTCTCGAGACGGGCCATCCGCAGAGTCCGAGAGACATCGAGGGCCTCCTCATCGGGGCCGAGGACGGGACCGTCGTGCCCCTCAAGGAAGTGGCGCGGGTGTCGCTCGAGGAGGTCCCGGCTCAGATCTTGCGGGAGAATCTCCGGAAGATGACGTTCGTGACGGCCAACGTCACCGGCATCGGATTCGACGAGGCCGTCCGTCGGATTCGGGCCGTCGTCCCCCGGCTTCGTCTGCCGCCGGGTTACACCGTGGATTTCGGGGGTCAGTATGAGAGCAAGGAGCGGCTCGTCACGCAGGTCGCCTGGGCCGCCCTCGGGGTGTCCCTGGGGATCCTCATCGTGCTGTTGTATGCGTTCAACTCCTGGCGGGTCGCCCTGACGGCCCTCTTCACGATCCCCCTGGCCCTGTCGGGCGGCGTGGCGGCCCTTCTCCTGACGGGCGAGACGCTCAACGTGTCGTCCCTCATCGGGTTCATGGCCCACTTCGGACTTTCCGTCCAGAAGGCCCTGATCCTCATCGAGTTCGTCCTCGACCGCCTGCGGGCCGGTGCCGACGTGAAGACGGCCTGTCGGGAAGCGGGCCTCGACCGCCTGCGGCCGGTCCTGATGACGGCCCTGGCGGCGGCCGTCGCCGTCCTGCCGATTGCCCTGGGGTACGGGACGGGGTCCGAACTCCAACGGCCTCTGGCCATAGTCCTCATCGGGGGCCTGGTGACCTCGACGCCCCTGACGTTGGTGGGCCTGCCGGTCCTGCTGGCCTGGCTCCTCCGAGGCCGTAGGGCAGGTCGGGAATCCGGCGGGCCGGGGTAA
- the fecE gene encoding Fe(3+) dicitrate transport ATP-binding protein FecE: MESLYVLEGVTFRYPRADRPTVEDVHLVIPPGRFTAIIGPNGAGKSTLLKLLGRRLEATEGTVFYRQRPVQTYPARAWAQAVAWLPQSPSIAFPIRVDDLVRLGRWPRRRTWFDRPQDAEVVARVLDVLEIRHLRGRWFHELSGGEQQLVHLARALAQEPETLLLDEPLTFLDFRHTVHVLSKLRQLVAQGLHVIVILHDLNLVAHYADWVILLHGGRVMAMGLPDEVLQYKHLKAAYETEVYVDLNDLTGRLIILPMPEGWQNPGGHRP; the protein is encoded by the coding sequence ATGGAGTCCCTGTACGTCCTGGAAGGCGTGACGTTTCGGTACCCGCGAGCCGACCGACCCACGGTCGAGGACGTTCACCTCGTCATCCCGCCGGGTCGGTTCACGGCCATCATCGGACCGAACGGGGCCGGCAAGAGCACGCTCTTGAAGCTCCTGGGCCGCCGGCTGGAGGCGACCGAGGGGACCGTCTTTTACCGTCAGCGGCCCGTCCAGACTTATCCGGCTCGGGCGTGGGCCCAGGCCGTCGCCTGGCTCCCCCAGAGCCCCTCTATCGCTTTTCCCATCCGGGTCGACGACTTGGTCCGCCTCGGGCGGTGGCCCCGCCGCCGGACGTGGTTTGACCGGCCGCAGGACGCCGAGGTCGTCGCCCGCGTCCTGGACGTCTTAGAGATCCGTCATCTCCGGGGCCGGTGGTTTCACGAGCTGAGCGGGGGCGAACAGCAGTTGGTCCATCTGGCCCGGGCCCTGGCTCAAGAGCCGGAAACGCTCCTCCTGGACGAGCCCCTGACGTTCCTGGACTTCCGGCATACCGTGCACGTGCTGTCCAAGCTCCGCCAGTTGGTCGCCCAGGGCCTGCACGTCATCGTCATCCTGCACGACCTCAACCTGGTCGCCCACTACGCCGATTGGGTCATCTTGCTTCACGGCGGTCGGGTCATGGCGATGGGACTGCCCGACGAGGTCCTCCAGTACAAGCACCTGAAGGCGGCCTACGAGACGGAAGTCTACGTAGACCTCAACGACCTGACGGGCCGCCTCATCATCCTGCCGATGCCGGAAGGGTGGCAGAATCCGGGAGGCCACAGACCGTAG
- the mdtA_1 gene encoding Multidrug resistance protein MdtA, translated as MKREELEALRIPAEARAARVRPWGWVAVAVLGAVALVVAVGLLRNPRIWVSIAEAQAVTGAGRRSVVLDASGYVTPRRRATVAAKVTARVMEIRVDEGMLVRAGDVLAVLDASDAQKRLATAEAQVRVSQAAVRVLEADLADAERELERQEKLWAAGVTSQQAVDQARTRVESLRAQLRQAEAAVRLAQAQADQARQDVENCIVRAPFSGVVVSKDAQPGEMVSPISAGGGYTRTGIATLVDMDSLEIEVDVNESYISKVRPGQTVEATLDAYPDWKIPGTVRTVIPTADRQKATVKVRIALGIRDARVLPDMGVKVAFLGEGVAESGPRVSIPAQALREEGGQAIVYVLREDRLERRAVRVTEKQADRVLLESGLLPGDPVVVEAGGPLKDGIRVRVRR; from the coding sequence ATGAAGCGGGAAGAGCTGGAGGCCCTGCGGATTCCCGCCGAGGCTCGGGCGGCCCGGGTGCGGCCCTGGGGCTGGGTAGCGGTCGCCGTCCTGGGGGCCGTGGCTCTTGTCGTGGCCGTGGGGCTCTTGAGGAATCCCCGGATTTGGGTCTCCATAGCGGAAGCGCAGGCCGTGACGGGTGCCGGGCGTCGGTCGGTGGTCCTGGATGCCTCGGGCTACGTCACACCCCGACGGCGGGCGACGGTGGCGGCAAAGGTCACGGCGCGGGTCATGGAGATCCGTGTGGACGAAGGGATGCTGGTCCGGGCCGGCGACGTCCTGGCCGTCTTGGACGCCAGCGATGCCCAGAAGCGTCTGGCGACGGCCGAGGCGCAGGTCCGGGTCAGCCAAGCGGCCGTGCGGGTCTTGGAGGCGGACTTGGCCGATGCGGAGCGGGAGCTGGAACGCCAGGAAAAGCTTTGGGCGGCCGGCGTGACGAGCCAGCAGGCCGTGGACCAGGCGAGGACTCGTGTCGAGAGCCTACGGGCCCAGCTCCGGCAGGCCGAGGCCGCCGTGCGACTTGCCCAGGCCCAGGCGGACCAGGCGAGGCAAGACGTGGAAAACTGCATCGTCCGAGCGCCTTTTTCGGGCGTCGTCGTCAGCAAGGACGCCCAGCCGGGGGAGATGGTATCGCCGATCTCGGCCGGGGGCGGCTATACCCGGACGGGGATCGCGACCCTGGTCGATATGGACTCCCTGGAAATCGAGGTGGACGTGAATGAGTCCTATATATCCAAAGTCCGGCCGGGACAGACTGTCGAGGCGACTCTGGATGCCTATCCCGACTGGAAGATCCCGGGGACGGTGCGGACCGTCATCCCGACGGCCGACCGACAGAAGGCGACCGTCAAGGTCCGGATCGCCCTCGGGATCCGGGACGCCCGGGTCCTGCCGGATATGGGCGTGAAGGTGGCCTTTCTGGGAGAAGGGGTCGCTGAATCGGGCCCCCGGGTCTCCATTCCGGCGCAGGCCCTCCGGGAGGAGGGCGGCCAGGCGATCGTATACGTCTTACGGGAGGACCGACTGGAGCGGCGGGCCGTTCGGGTGACCGAAAAGCAGGCCGACCGGGTCCTGCTGGAGAGCGGTCTTCTGCCCGGAGACCCGGTCGTCGTCGAGGCCGGCGGCCCCTTAAAAGACGGGATCCGTGTGCGTGTAAGGAGGTAA
- the yknY_2 gene encoding putative ABC transporter ATP-binding protein YknY yields the protein MVRVDGRGQGLIQVRGLDKVYHRGTEVIHVLQGLNLDVDAGEFIAFMGPSGSGKTTLLNLLGGLDRPSAGRITVDGVDITGLSSSQLARWRARHVGFVFQTFNLIPVLTAFQNVELPLLLTRLSRAERRRRVETALRLVGLADRMHHYPRELSGGEEQRVAIARAVVTDPTLLLCDEPTGDLDRRSAEEVLDLLVALHREFGKTILLVTHDVRAAERAQVVLHLDKGVLVEGRGGVGV from the coding sequence ATGGTTCGCGTAGACGGCCGGGGCCAGGGCCTGATTCAGGTCCGGGGTCTGGACAAGGTCTATCACCGGGGGACTGAGGTCATCCACGTCCTGCAGGGTCTGAACCTGGACGTGGACGCCGGTGAGTTCATCGCCTTCATGGGGCCTTCGGGCTCCGGCAAGACGACGCTCTTGAATCTCCTGGGGGGCTTGGACCGACCCAGCGCCGGGCGCATTACGGTCGACGGCGTGGATATCACGGGCCTTTCGAGTTCCCAGCTGGCCCGGTGGCGGGCCCGTCACGTGGGCTTCGTGTTTCAGACGTTTAACCTCATCCCCGTCCTGACCGCCTTCCAGAACGTGGAGCTCCCCTTGCTCCTGACCCGGCTCTCTCGGGCAGAACGTCGGCGACGGGTCGAGACCGCCTTGCGTCTCGTCGGCCTGGCGGACCGCATGCATCACTACCCGCGTGAACTCTCGGGCGGTGAGGAGCAGAGGGTCGCCATCGCCCGAGCCGTCGTGACGGACCCCACGCTTCTGCTATGCGATGAGCCGACCGGAGACTTGGACCGACGGAGCGCCGAGGAGGTCTTGGACCTCCTGGTGGCCCTTCACCGAGAATTCGGCAAGACGATCCTCCTGGTGACCCACGACGTGCGGGCCGCCGAGCGGGCTCAGGTCGTCCTTCATTTGGACAAGGGGGTCCTGGTCGAAGGCCGAGGAGGAGTGGGCGTATGA
- the macB_2 gene encoding Macrolide export ATP-binding/permease protein MacB, translated as MGVLFLYTVRSVWVRRVPNLVAVVSIAGAVAVFASMLALASGFRATLVASGSAQNALVRRAGSTAEVESALSIEEVRIVQDAPGIARDDRGPQVSPEVLVIIARPLRQTGTDANVQVRGVSSRVWAVRPDVRIVAGRAFTPGLAEVVVGKYAARTYQGTELGGTLQFGGTTWKVVGIFDAGGTAFDSEIWCDAALLNQAFQRPAQVFQSVTARLASPDAFLTFKDALTADPRLRVQVEREIDYYRKNSQAVARMIEVLGTLVAFIMGIGAVFAGLNTMYSALSARVREVAVLRALGFGTPSILGAFLLEALLIAAMGGLAGLLLVLPLNGWTTSTINWQTFSHLSFAFRLTPRLAFEGFFFALGIGFLGGLPPAWRAARWSVVRALREL; from the coding sequence ATGGGCGTCCTGTTCCTTTATACGGTCCGTTCGGTCTGGGTTCGGCGGGTCCCGAACCTGGTCGCCGTCGTGAGCATCGCCGGTGCTGTCGCCGTCTTCGCGTCCATGTTGGCCCTGGCATCCGGCTTTCGGGCTACGCTGGTCGCCTCGGGGTCGGCGCAGAACGCTTTGGTCCGACGGGCCGGCTCGACGGCCGAAGTCGAGAGCGCCCTGTCGATCGAAGAGGTCCGCATCGTCCAGGACGCTCCGGGTATCGCCCGGGACGACCGAGGACCCCAGGTAAGTCCAGAAGTCCTCGTCATCATCGCCCGCCCCTTACGACAAACCGGGACAGACGCGAACGTCCAGGTTCGAGGCGTATCGTCTCGGGTTTGGGCCGTCCGGCCGGACGTCCGTATCGTGGCCGGACGTGCGTTCACCCCAGGATTGGCCGAGGTCGTCGTCGGAAAATACGCGGCCCGAACGTATCAGGGGACCGAACTGGGCGGTACCCTTCAGTTCGGGGGCACGACCTGGAAGGTCGTCGGTATCTTCGACGCCGGCGGGACGGCCTTCGACTCCGAGATTTGGTGCGACGCCGCCTTGCTGAATCAGGCGTTCCAACGACCCGCCCAGGTCTTTCAGTCCGTTACGGCTCGATTGGCCTCGCCGGACGCTTTTCTGACCTTTAAGGACGCCCTGACGGCCGACCCCCGTCTGCGGGTCCAGGTGGAGCGAGAAATCGACTACTACCGGAAAAACTCTCAGGCCGTCGCCCGCATGATCGAGGTCTTGGGCACGCTGGTCGCCTTCATCATGGGCATCGGGGCCGTCTTTGCCGGACTCAACACGATGTACTCGGCCCTGTCGGCCCGGGTGCGGGAGGTCGCCGTCCTGCGGGCCTTGGGGTTCGGAACTCCGAGCATCCTGGGCGCATTCTTGCTGGAGGCCCTCCTCATCGCCGCCATGGGCGGTCTGGCCGGCCTCCTCTTGGTGCTTCCCCTGAACGGCTGGACGACCTCGACCATTAACTGGCAGACCTTTTCCCATCTCAGCTTTGCGTTTCGGCTGACGCCCCGTCTTGCTTTCGAGGGCTTTTTCTTTGCCCTCGGCATCGGTTTCCTGGGCGGCCTGCCGCCGGCCTGGCGGGCCGCCCGATGGTCCGTCGTCCGAGCCCTGCGGGAGCTGTAG
- the rsmI gene encoding Ribosomal RNA small subunit methyltransferase I, with amino-acid sequence MTDVEAGTLYLVATPIGHLQDITLRALAVLRAVDAVLCEDTRRTRILLQAHGIRNRLVSFHAHNEARRIPQVLRRLRAGAALALVSDAGMPGLSDPGERLVRAVWDAGGRVRVVPGPSAIVAALAMAGLPTQPFVFWGFLPRREADQIRLFERWAHWPATHMAFETGRRLLKTLERLHAWRPEQAVCLIKELTKVHERRYLDTPGRLTDHFRANPDETAGEWVLLVHVAEPTGKVPEVEAARIEADLPAMYRDLVTAGLKPRAAVRLLARWTGQPANVLYRRVRGTQVGRSADG; translated from the coding sequence ATGACGGACGTCGAAGCCGGCACGTTGTACCTGGTCGCCACGCCCATCGGGCATCTGCAGGACATCACCCTGCGGGCCCTGGCGGTCCTCCGGGCGGTGGACGCCGTCCTCTGTGAGGATACCCGGCGGACGCGCATCCTCCTGCAGGCCCACGGGATTCGGAATCGCCTCGTCAGTTTTCACGCCCACAACGAGGCCCGCCGTATCCCCCAGGTCCTCCGCCGACTCCGGGCCGGGGCCGCCCTGGCCTTGGTCAGCGACGCCGGCATGCCCGGCCTGTCAGACCCCGGCGAGCGGCTCGTGCGGGCCGTCTGGGACGCCGGCGGCCGGGTCCGGGTCGTGCCGGGACCGTCGGCCATCGTGGCGGCCCTGGCGATGGCGGGCCTGCCGACTCAGCCCTTCGTCTTCTGGGGCTTCCTGCCCCGCCGGGAAGCCGACCAAATTCGGCTCTTCGAACGGTGGGCCCACTGGCCGGCGACCCACATGGCCTTCGAGACCGGCCGCCGACTTTTAAAGACCCTCGAGCGCCTGCACGCCTGGCGGCCCGAGCAGGCCGTATGCCTGATCAAGGAGCTCACGAAGGTCCACGAGCGGCGGTACCTCGACACGCCGGGGCGGCTGACCGACCACTTTCGGGCGAACCCCGACGAGACGGCCGGCGAGTGGGTCCTCTTAGTCCATGTCGCCGAGCCGACCGGGAAGGTCCCAGAAGTCGAGGCGGCTCGCATCGAGGCGGACCTCCCGGCGATGTATCGGGACCTCGTGACGGCGGGTCTGAAGCCCCGGGCGGCCGTGCGGCTTCTGGCCCGCTGGACGGGCCAGCCGGCCAACGTCCTGTACAGGCGGGTCCGTGGGACGCAGGTGGGCCGGTCGGCCGATGGGTAG